One genomic segment of Alkalimarinus alittae includes these proteins:
- a CDS encoding DnaJ domain-containing protein, giving the protein MHLLIGFLAALLVFTLIRYGINSSPKQRRKLVYIVAVGLAGAVLLLLLITGRIHFVAAIVAAIIPFAKKIPALLKYIPIVRYLKQWVGGSTPVGPDGVTVVETSLLTMSLTHTSGKMDGEILQGELKGQRLSQLNPAQLYQLYQLASEQYADSVPVFDAFLQRHIGQAWRKKAEQCGYQFDELNAPTFHSDMDESQALQILGLTEGATKKEILDAHRKLMQKLHPDRGGSNFLAAQVNTAKDVLLNNMNA; this is encoded by the coding sequence ATGCACCTTCTCATTGGTTTTTTAGCCGCTCTACTCGTGTTTACGCTAATTCGCTATGGCATCAATAGTAGCCCGAAGCAGCGACGTAAACTGGTTTATATCGTGGCCGTTGGATTGGCGGGCGCGGTTTTACTATTGCTACTGATAACCGGCAGAATTCACTTTGTTGCGGCTATAGTCGCAGCGATTATCCCATTTGCTAAAAAAATACCCGCATTGTTGAAATATATACCCATTGTGCGCTATTTAAAGCAATGGGTGGGGGGCTCGACGCCTGTTGGTCCAGATGGCGTCACGGTTGTTGAAACCTCTTTACTTACGATGTCACTGACGCACACAAGCGGAAAAATGGACGGTGAAATCTTGCAGGGTGAGCTTAAAGGCCAGCGCTTATCGCAGTTGAATCCTGCACAGCTTTATCAACTCTATCAATTAGCATCCGAACAATATGCAGACTCAGTTCCTGTCTTTGATGCCTTTCTACAGCGGCATATAGGGCAAGCGTGGCGTAAAAAAGCTGAACAGTGTGGGTATCAGTTTGATGAACTGAATGCGCCTACCTTCCATTCTGACATGGACGAGTCTCAAGCATTGCAGATTCTGGGGTTAACAGAGGGGGCCACTAAAAAAGAAATACTAGATGCACACCGAAAACTGATGCAGAAATTGCACCCAGACCGCGGTGGAAGTAACTTTTTAGCAGCACAGGTGAATACTGCGAAAGACGTGTTGTTAAATAATATGAATGCTTAA
- a CDS encoding secretin N-terminal domain-containing protein, producing MRFSWVLTPSLAAIKISILFLLLSVSQAVFAQNIEVISVQYRAAEDIASQIKALYPEQQVRVVGRGQQLTIRADGSTLEEIKQLVTSLDVAPNQFLISVSSDANAQQNNKGISGSISTSTNTMNNGSINIQAHKKSYKTRGTGSQAVRVLEGHSAFVSAGQKHPVRERQLINGQWVNGVDYIDMTSGFYIEPRLMGSDQVELKIRTQQNQASKRQPNTINTATIESVQVVRLGEWATIGGTRQDSQRSTSGIGYSTERHSIDNQSMTIKVDLVGD from the coding sequence ATGAGATTCAGTTGGGTTTTAACGCCGAGTTTAGCCGCTATTAAAATAAGCATACTGTTCTTACTATTAAGCGTGAGTCAGGCAGTATTTGCACAAAATATTGAGGTAATCTCAGTTCAATACCGAGCAGCAGAAGATATAGCAAGCCAAATAAAAGCACTCTACCCTGAACAGCAAGTGCGAGTGGTCGGAAGGGGTCAGCAATTAACCATTAGGGCTGACGGGTCAACCTTAGAAGAGATCAAACAACTGGTAACCTCTTTAGATGTTGCACCTAACCAGTTCCTGATCAGCGTATCTAGCGATGCCAACGCCCAACAAAACAATAAAGGAATATCAGGCTCGATATCAACATCCACAAACACCATGAACAATGGCAGCATAAACATTCAAGCGCATAAAAAATCGTACAAAACCCGTGGAACAGGCAGTCAAGCCGTTAGAGTATTAGAAGGCCATTCTGCATTCGTTAGCGCAGGCCAAAAACACCCCGTACGTGAGCGACAATTAATAAACGGCCAGTGGGTTAACGGAGTAGATTATATTGATATGACAAGCGGGTTTTATATTGAACCTAGACTAATGGGTAGCGATCAGGTTGAACTAAAAATACGTACCCAGCAAAATCAAGCTAGCAAACGCCAACCCAATACAATCAATACCGCCACGATTGAGTCAGTTCAAGTCGTTAGATTGGGTGAGTGGGCGACGATTGGAGGCACCCGCCAAGATTCTCAACGTAGCACGAGCGGCATTGGCTACTCTACTGAACGACATTCGATTGATAACCAAAGCATGACCATTAAAGTTGACCTTGTAGGCGACTAA
- a CDS encoding 3-deoxy-7-phosphoheptulonate synthase: MTNSTSIGLDHQAEAETSSTSVDVLPSSLVIKQQLQAAGALRLQVQQQQQMINRIVSGADPRMMVVTGPCSIHDTASAIDYGRRLAHLSSKVSDRLCLVMRCYFEKPRTTVGWKGLLHDPLLDGSDDMERGVRLSRTLLLELAGMGLPLATEALSPLAISYFDDLISWVAIGARTTESQPHREMASGLSAAVGFKNATDGGFTAAINSMKSAANPHVFMGVSENGEIGIVRTAGNPNGHIVLRGGNGQPNYDALNIARCQHALRDAGLNQRIMIDCSHENSGKDHLKQPLVLKDIAEQVKAGNSAIMGIMIESHINEHRQDISADMEYGVSITDACMSWEQTERSINALYESLG, encoded by the coding sequence ATGACTAACTCAACTAGCATAGGTTTAGATCATCAGGCTGAAGCTGAGACATCTTCCACCTCTGTGGATGTTTTGCCTTCATCACTAGTGATTAAACAGCAGTTACAAGCGGCTGGCGCTTTACGATTGCAGGTTCAGCAACAACAGCAAATGATTAATCGCATTGTCAGTGGTGCAGATCCTCGCATGATGGTGGTGACAGGGCCTTGCTCAATACATGACACCGCATCGGCTATCGATTACGGGCGACGCCTTGCGCATTTATCTTCTAAAGTGAGTGACCGTTTGTGCTTAGTCATGCGTTGCTACTTTGAAAAACCAAGAACAACCGTCGGGTGGAAGGGGCTGTTACATGACCCGTTATTAGATGGCAGCGATGACATGGAACGGGGCGTGAGATTATCTCGTACTCTATTACTTGAACTTGCCGGTATGGGGCTGCCATTGGCGACAGAAGCACTTAGCCCATTAGCCATTAGCTACTTTGATGACCTTATTAGCTGGGTTGCTATCGGTGCAAGAACAACTGAATCTCAGCCTCATAGAGAAATGGCGAGTGGATTGTCTGCTGCCGTAGGATTTAAGAACGCGACAGATGGAGGTTTTACGGCAGCGATTAATTCCATGAAGTCAGCGGCAAATCCTCATGTGTTTATGGGGGTGTCTGAGAATGGTGAGATAGGAATCGTTCGTACCGCCGGAAACCCTAATGGCCATATCGTACTCAGAGGTGGAAACGGACAACCGAATTATGATGCGCTCAATATAGCGCGTTGCCAGCATGCACTTCGAGATGCCGGTTTGAATCAGCGCATTATGATTGACTGCAGTCACGAGAATTCAGGCAAAGACCACCTCAAACAACCCCTTGTACTGAAAGACATTGCTGAACAAGTGAAGGCGGGTAATAGCGCTATTATGGGCATAATGATTGAAAGTCATATAAATGAGCATCGACAAGATATTTCAGCTGACATGGAGTACGGTGTCTCTATCACTGATGCGTGCATGAGTTGGGAGCAGACTGAGCGTTCAATTAACGCGCTGTATGAGTCGCTTGGTTAA
- a CDS encoding glutathione peroxidase — translation MLQSKEGQAVPQVTFPTRENNEWKQVSTNELFAGKTVVLFALPGAFTPTCSSTHLPRYNELAGVFKENGVDSIICLSVNDPFVMDAWKENQKAENISFLPDGNADFSEGMGMAVDKNDLGFGKRSWRYSMLVKDGVIEKMFIEPEKPGDPFEVSDADTMLNYINPNAKLPSRITLFSKPGCSHCHRARDLLNKKGFRFEDIELGQGGVSYSSLQAVTGKGTTPQVFVDGALIGGADELEAYLGQ, via the coding sequence ATGTTGCAATCTAAAGAAGGTCAAGCAGTACCACAGGTCACCTTTCCAACTCGTGAAAATAATGAGTGGAAACAGGTCAGCACGAATGAACTATTTGCAGGTAAGACTGTTGTGCTGTTTGCATTACCCGGAGCATTTACACCGACTTGCTCAAGCACACACTTACCTCGATATAACGAATTAGCGGGTGTATTTAAAGAAAATGGTGTTGATAGCATTATTTGCTTGTCTGTAAACGATCCGTTTGTAATGGACGCATGGAAAGAAAACCAAAAGGCCGAGAATATCTCTTTCTTACCGGATGGAAATGCGGACTTCTCAGAAGGTATGGGAATGGCCGTCGATAAAAATGACTTAGGGTTTGGTAAGCGTTCGTGGCGTTATTCCATGCTAGTAAAAGATGGAGTCATCGAGAAGATGTTTATTGAGCCAGAAAAGCCAGGCGACCCTTTTGAAGTGTCTGACGCCGATACGATGCTTAATTACATCAACCCGAATGCGAAGTTGCCGTCACGTATTACGTTATTCAGTAAGCCTGGTTGCTCACACTGTCACAGAGCTAGAGATTTGCTGAATAAGAAAGGCTTTAGATTTGAAGATATCGAACTGGGTCAAGGCGGTGTTAGTTACAGCTCATTGCAGGCCGTTACCGGTAAAGGAACTACGCCTCAAGTATTTGTTGATGGTGCTTTGATCGGTGGGGCAGATGAGTTGGAAGCCTACTTAGGTCAGTAG